From one Elusimicrobiota bacterium genomic stretch:
- a CDS encoding rubredoxin: MDKYICTVCGYIYDPALGDPDSGIKPGTPFEKLPDKWVCPVCGAGKEAFEKQ; encoded by the coding sequence ATGGATAAATATATATGCACAGTATGCGGCTATATTTATGACCCGGCATTAGGCGATCCCGACAGTGGAATCAAGCCCGGAACACCGTTTGAAAAGCTTCCGGACAAATGGGTATGCCCTGTTTGCGGAGCGGGAAAAGAAGCATTTGAAAAACAGTAG
- a CDS encoding type III pantothenate kinase, whose product MLLAVDIGNTNITLGIFRVSKGKILPKPIKVWRLNTNKTESADKYGRKILDLFDHNNINSADIKAVAIASVVPVLDPIFEDVSFKYLGRKAFFVDEKTSFIKMKYENLNEIGADRIADAVAAYHFYGGPAIVIDFGTATTFDCIDKNGVYLGGVIAPGPLISAEALAKKTSKLPQVEVVKPKRAIGKSTVKGIQSGLYFGYVGLVKEILKRIRSEMDGNPKILATGGLADLIVPEIKEVKKILPDLTLEGIRLVYQNSK is encoded by the coding sequence ATGCTTCTTGCAGTTGATATTGGCAATACAAATATAACTTTGGGCATTTTTAGGGTAAGCAAAGGAAAAATTCTGCCAAAACCCATTAAGGTCTGGAGGCTAAACACTAATAAAACAGAAAGTGCGGATAAATACGGACGAAAGATATTGGATCTTTTTGATCACAACAACATTAATTCCGCTGATATTAAAGCAGTAGCTATTGCAAGCGTAGTTCCGGTGCTGGATCCGATTTTTGAAGATGTATCATTTAAATACTTAGGCCGAAAAGCTTTTTTTGTTGACGAAAAAACTTCTTTTATAAAAATGAAATATGAAAACTTAAACGAGATCGGAGCTGACAGAATTGCAGATGCCGTTGCCGCATACCATTTTTACGGAGGGCCTGCAATAGTTATAGATTTTGGTACTGCCACGACTTTTGACTGTATTGATAAAAACGGCGTTTATTTAGGCGGCGTTATAGCTCCGGGACCTCTTATTTCAGCTGAAGCCCTTGCTAAAAAAACTTCTAAATTGCCTCAGGTTGAAGTAGTTAAGCCGAAAAGAGCGATAGGCAAATCAACTGTTAAAGGGATACAATCGGGGCTATATTTTGGTTATGTCGGCCTTGTAAAAGAAATTCTTAAACGGATCCGTTCCGAAATGGACGGGAATCCGAAAATTCTGGCAACCGGGGGACTTGCTGATCTAATAGTTCCTGAAATCAAGGAGGTGAAAAAAATCTTGCCGGATTTGACACTAGAGGGAATCAGGCTTGTCTATCAAAATTCAAAATAG
- a CDS encoding FumA C-terminus/TtdB family hydratase beta subunit: protein MNYSLTTTELIAKIPDLKVGDRILLSGIIYTARDAAHKKLESLIKTNQPLPLDLKNSILYYCGPCPAKPGKVIGSCGPTTSSRMDSLTPLVLSKGVKATIGKGPRSKEVVEALKKYKALYLVATGGVGALLAGKVKKCKIVAFEELGPEAIYELEIKEFPVVVGNDINGNDIFTKK from the coding sequence ATGAACTACTCATTGACCACAACTGAATTGATAGCTAAAATTCCTGATTTGAAGGTCGGGGACAGAATTTTATTATCAGGCATTATTTATACTGCCCGCGACGCAGCACACAAAAAACTTGAAAGTCTTATTAAAACAAATCAGCCTCTACCCTTAGATCTGAAAAACTCAATTTTATATTATTGCGGGCCGTGCCCTGCAAAACCCGGCAAAGTTATCGGATCTTGCGGGCCGACAACTTCATCAAGGATGGATAGTTTAACACCTCTAGTCTTATCTAAAGGAGTAAAGGCCACTATCGGAAAAGGCCCTCGTTCAAAAGAAGTTGTTGAAGCTTTAAAAAAATATAAAGCTCTTTATTTGGTTGCAACCGGAGGTGTTGGGGCTCTTCTTGCCGGTAAGGTAAAAAAATGCAAAATTGTTGCTTTTGAAGAACTCGGTCCTGAGGCAATTTACGAGCTTGAAATAAAAGAATTTCCGGTTGTTGTAGGCAATGATATTAACGGTAACGATATTTTTACAAAAAAATGA